Genomic window (Ostrinia nubilalis chromosome 20, ilOstNubi1.1, whole genome shotgun sequence):
TATTTGTCGCTCTCGGACATCGAAACACCTCGGAATGTGTGACAAAGATAGAAATAGGCTTACagctaaatagtaaattattagTTGAAATTTTCTactgaaaatagaaaaattgagaCTCTACCTTCGAGTTTCAGTAGCTTAAAGATAAAAACTGTAGAAAACCGACATGTTGTTTAAATGTTTGTGTTCCGTCAcctaaatttttatcaattcGACAGACGCACGTGGCCATAACATACGTAAGATTTAACTGATAATTTTTAGTACCGGCTGTGGTACCGGTACAAACCAAATCGAGTGGATTGCTATCGATCGATATCATAATCGGCCTTTTATGCCTTCGAATTCTATCTTTAATCATTTATGATAATACAGATTCGTTTTATGaaagaaacattttgtttttaaattcatattttcTGATTATGGGTGCATTTCAGGGCACGTGGCTGGTACACGCGTTGTTTGTTGTCTGGCTCTTACTTTTATAGTCGCATTTACACCTATTATGTGACGTCATAACACTGTCAGCGAAAGCatttgccaaaattttaaagaGATAGCTAGAAGGTAAGCGATCAAGGTATGCCGTGACGTTAGACAATTTCTAGGTGATCTACATTTGGGAAAGTTTCCAAGTACAGGCTAGGCGTCTTTAAACGATAGTATTATCTTTTATTGGTTTAAAACAACGATGTTTTTAGCAGCTATTATTAAATACGGCTTAGCTGAATTaagtattacctacttattttttaatCGTAGATAATTGGCGATTGAAGAATTGCATTAGCCAACTAGTTCAgaagaattaattaataacgTTATAAAAATGCTTTTTCGTAGCCGAAGCAATCTTTCACTTACGTTTTCCTAAAAACTAGTGCAAAAAGCCCTGCATGTCAGGAAGTCACGTGGCCATGACACTCTACGTAGCAGCAACCGTCACGCGCCGTAGTTCGTAGCCGTAGCGAACAATGCATCGCAACCGACTGTCGAAAACTGGATAAATGGAACAAAAGAACACAGATCCAAACTTTGAAATTGGAACGATTTACTTTTAAAGTTTTTAAcgatgtatttttattgtatgcCAGTTAAATGGCTTTTTGATGCCAATATCGTGATTATTTCTGTTACACCGCCGTAAAATACGTAATACAAACGCTTATAGGCATATTGAGTACTCAGTACGCGTAACAATACGTTTATTGTTGCATTTATGTGCCGTTTGGAGTGATCACGTGGCCTTAACGTACTTGTATTTACATAGTTGGCGGGTTTGGGCGGGCGATAATGCACAATTACAATACAGAATTACACGAAACTCGACCTTATTCTGacgtaattttattgttgtttgtTTTGGCATATCTATTTAGTTTTCATTGTTTTATAGCTGGCAGTTTAGAAACAAATTCATTAACAATGAAGATTAAAAAACATTCGCGAAATGACAGTTCCATTTTTAAAACTAGTTTGGAACGAACCAGCCAGTTATAATAGAATATTGAGTTATGAGCTCCGATCTGCAACGGGAGTGATGAAAAGGGTGAATCGAGAGTGGTGTGAGTGGATAGTTGTCTGCTGAGCGATGAGTGGGGGTGAGAAGGGGGGAATATTGCATCATGCAGGGGTCTATTTTGAGTAAGAGCAAAACTTTTGACTCGTTTCACTGCAAAGCGAATGATGTATCTGGAACTCTATGttgattaataattttaataatgctgGTCTAGAAAAGTTAATgtaatgaaagattttttatgaatttttgtcTGAATAgtatgtaattaaaattttatttactgtCTGTCTGAACAAACAATGACGTGTCCTGTAATGCAGTACATAGTCACATATTGCTGAGTTTATTCACCTCGTTATCACAACTGGTGAACAGGAAAATCAGATTTTTATAATGAACAATAATAAtaccatttatttttttacacaatcttaaaaataaaaagttatcaacagaaataataaacaattttatcactttATCTACTACTTACTAGTACTGTATCTATTGGCAATTTAAcccttttttatttaactacagAAAATAAGCAAGGATTTTACTGAAAGTAAATACTTCGGATGTCTTTAGACTTAAATGCCATTTCGgcagttacaaaaaaaatatccttatttattaatattgcttTTAGCTTGTAAATGACTTTTAAAATACGGATAAGtaactatttaaattattaatattgcaCCTTTAACCTTAAAGCAGTAAATATTGCTAATACTGCTTTAAGTCATATTtcaattattacaaaaacaattgTATAGGTACTTGTAACTATACAAAAATTTGTGAGGTATTTGGTACTACATATctacttatgtacctacctatacatcAATAACAGCAATAATTATTGCGGTACTTTACCGTAAATGTCTAATTTTGATGTTTACAATTTCATTACATGTAGGTAATTTTTATTCAACACTGAAATTATTTCGGCGCAACACTTGTTCTACAAACTAAGAAATAAGCAGATGCGAATTTAAAGTTACTTTAATAATGATACTATCTTAGATAACCCACCAATATAGTACAAGTGTCTAAAAGACTCTTTCTTTTGTCAACAGGGGCGGATCTGAACCGTCTGCGCGAGCAAAGGCGCAGCCACCGCCGTCGCCACAACCTGCCTCTAACACCCCCTGATAGCGATGACTCTAACCAAGGCGCCGACCCCGCACCACCTGTCGACCCCGCCACCCAAAACCAGGTTATCTACGACCTAGCCTGGAAAACAGTCGCTCTCGTCCACAAGAACCGCCTCATCCAACAAAGAATCATCGAACTCCAACAACAAACCTCCGAGTTCGTCACCAGCATCATGAAAAACCCAGAAAACAGGCGCCGCTACGCCGAGTACGTCCGAGTGTACGGACTACCGCAGCGACTACTGCTGCAAGTCCGCACCAACAAGTCCGCACCGTATGACGTCAAACTGAAGACAGAAAAAGATCTGTAAATTATTTCCCTTTTTTCTCATGTGAGTTTCGGTCACATCTGTATTGTAATAATCTATGTTGTCTTTTTATGATTTGCGACATTCCTTTAAGGTGCCTGGTTTGGACTCAGTTGCGTTCCATGGCGGCACTTTTTTTGAGAACTGTCATGTCCATTGCTCAGTTTTGACTTATCTCTGCCAGTATTTCGGCTCGTATGTAGTGCTATTGTAAGTCCTAGTGATATGTCAGTTCCCAGTGTAAACGGGAACCAAAGTACATATGACAACAGTGACAAAGATCTCGACTGTCTGACTGCTGGATTACGATCTTAAAGTTAAGTTTCTGTCATCGCCTGTTCTTGAAAAATACCTCAATTTGACCGTAGATTTCTTATTAATATGGTTGTGCTGCTGTCTCAAAGACAGAGAAGGCAGATAATTAACTTTGAGCGTTAAATGAAGTATTTATTGTTGTAATCGCACCGTGTAAGCCTTTTAGAATGTCCCGGAGTAATGTCGTTTATAAACACGGCCCTTGTAGGCGTAGAAAACATTTGATTAGGTAACCCTATCCAGCAATAATTAAATGCAGTGTCTTAAATGAAAAAGTTGTGGCTATTGTAGGGTTACGTGTTGTTTATAAGTAAGCATTATGAGGTTGTATTGTAAGAGGCTGCTTAGTTAAGTTACGTATCTTCGTACCATTTAATTGTTTGATGTGATTAATGAATGGTTAGCCGTGTATTTGACGTATATTTGgtcaatttttaaataatattgttagtatccttatattatttaaaattgaattCAGTAACACTCATAATAAAGTATCGAGGTTTAACATTCAAAAACATagtattacattattttttaacttaaatattttcattcaCTGCCATTAAATAGAGGTTAAAATCATGGTACGAAGACTTATTCGAAGGATTATAATACTCtcttattattaaagtaaaataagtaTCTTTAGTTATAGTTTTTTTGTACGAAAGTTCTAATTTGGTTCAAAGATAGAAGACGCATTAAAAGTATGTTACGTTTAAAAACATTAGATTGACTTTAGACAATTCGTGCCATTTTACGAACTCAAAGTTCAAAATTGTTAAAGATTTGTTTCAAAACGTGATTAGGATGGTGACACAATCAgtggaattattaaataattttccatTTGAAGATTCTCTtcccagtttttgaaaaatatttgaaaacaaaGTTTTAGTTTTTCACGCATTGTCAAATTTTCAACAATTCACTCTCGCGATCATGTCTCGAAACTTTCATAATGTGTTGTAACTTTGAGAATCGTTTTTGAAACGTATAAAATGACAGTGATTTTAGAACTTTATAtttataagtaatttttatttcataaagtaGGTATGAGATTGAGGAAAGTATTTGATTTCGTACTTTagcaaaaaaggaaaaaaatgttaACTATTATGATTTGTGTTGAATAAATTAGATTAACCTTTAGACCCGCCGATGAAAATTttagtaataaaacaaatactttCTTGAAAATCATAGATTCAGTCCGATATGAAAATTGCATTTAATCTAAGTAACACTTATTTGTGGAATTAAGCACAGATCTACCAATCACTGTGTTCATTTTTAACGTATTGAGTAGTTGTGTTGTTTGATAAATCACAAAATAAGTACTTTGCTTGTACGTATGAGTATCACATTTGGTTTAATCTCTACATTTAATTTgaaagtttcaaatttcataaacttCAATTTTGTAGGTATGGGCATGaaagaatttaatttttttctctcCTCAATACAACATACTTTTTGCGCAGTGCTTGAGTACGTTACTTTGAGTTACGTACGACTTACGAGTAACAAAACTATATTTATTCGAAATAATTATTTGGAAATGTATGTCTGATTGTTTCTGGGAGTGTGATGAATTGGcgaaatattaaatattaataagtgTGATCTTGTTAAGTATTAAATCTAAAAGACTTCGATGTTGTTTCTATGCACAATGCTCCCGGTGTATACCTACTAAGCTTATTGTACCAACGCTTTATAACTAAGTTTTTTCTTGTGGTTTTTAGCTGTAagactttttgaaaaataaactaGTCTTTCTTGAATACTACCTACATCTACGTTTTATTAAACCCGATACCTGCCTCTATTTATGATATTTTCTTTTCGTGAATAAAGCATTACATTTGGCTTAGAATTAGTTTTTATgctataaaacataattattctgtaataaatataattatactaGATAGATGTAACCACCCCACATAATGGGAAGTTAAAATCGTTACAcacttatgtaagtacctacattacgAACATAGGACACACACTTACTCACTTACTCAATCACTCAATGTCGTATCGCAAACTTTTTCCAGACTTTTTTCTGAAAGATTAGACTTTAGTCAgggttttttaaattttgtgtgAAGTAACCTAACGCATTTTTTTGTTTCGCATACGTAATGTCTATTGAAAATATTGGAATTTAACATTCACGGCttcgattttttttactaatatatGTATTTTAGACAAATTCTCAAAATTGAATCTACACTAGCAATAGGTACAGTACAGAAGGCACATGAAGTCTACACACTTAGGCGTCAGTAGTTGCAATACTTAtgtgctattttgcaaaaaaaactaTAGTTTGATGTGCCGTTGTCTCTATATTTTCTAGTGGCTTTAAGTAAGTTTAAAGCATGAGAAAGCGACAGATTTTACAAGGCTCTTTGCGCGGACATCTTTTCCTTAGCACATTAAAATTCGGCAACTTTATATGTACCTATATATAGGTAGTAGGTAAAAGTAGTTAGTAAGTATACTGATACTGCCGTCTCTCTGTTCCTCCTTGTAAGGAATGAGTTCACCACAAACAATGATCCAAAGGTCGACGGACATCGAACCAGCGAAGCGAAAACTTATCGAATCGAAACCAATGCTGACCTATTTCGCTATGGGTGGGAAGTATGGGGGTAAAGGAGTCCTGTTATTCAGAAACTAGGCTACCTACTTTTTCCTAGTTTGCTAAAGTAActaccgcctctgtggtctagtggtaaaaccacctgcttcagacgcagaggtcccggattcgattcccagtgaaggcacatttttctgttcggtttggttggtggtaaggcttgttctaagtccgcctggctagctaccaccatcttacctagtctgtcgccataacaacaatgttaacagcattgttgtgtttcgacAGTTAGAgctaagatagccagtttctccgaggttgaggattccgggtgaagctcgcttccaccttcggcctgatcatcacttaccatcaggtgagatacaggccaataGCTTgctaaaaaacattgaaaatcgCCCCTCAGACAGGTAGATAGGCTATGTACCGGATACATAATGGGAGTTGGATCTCCCCCAGCCCTTATAGGGAAGAGTGGGGTGTAATAGTCCCTGGACGTCTGCGCTAAATGGAGTCGCCATCGCGAGCATTAAATTCTTAGCTCTTGGTGTGGTCTCCCGCAAAATTACACTTATGTAGGTATCTATCTACTTTTGTGAGATCCTGCATCTATGGTTCATGGCGCACAACCTGTTATTATTAGGCAGTGTTTTGCCGAAAGTCTTAATTAACTGTTCTAAGTAAGTACTTAAGGCAGATAGCCCTACCTACTTCTTGAGAGTGACTAGAATGAGTTGAGAACCTCTAAAAAATTAGCTTTAAAAAACAACAAAGTAGGAAATCGAAAAATTCGATCAAAAagttattgaattttaaataataaacaacttgaaaaaatcaaactgcctaaggcgggactcgaacccacgaccaaGAAGAGAAAGAGTCGCCCGGCAAGCAGAAGGTCATGGGTTCtagtcccgccttaggcagttcgatttttttaagttgtttatttataatttattcatttatttatgatttagtttgagaagcgacgcTATTcagttaaaaattttaaaaagttaaatgaTGTTAGAACGTCTCGTAAAAGTTGtttaacagcgccatctagtgtcGAGTAGTAAAACTTCTTTAGATACCTGCTTTATATTACTGCCATCTAGCGGCTAATAGTTTTTATAACCATTTCACTTTAATCCACAAAGCTgcgattttaaattaaaaaaaagaatgtcAGTTCCAGTTAATGTCAAAAACATATGTTAGAATTTTGGAAGTTTTACtgcatttaattaattaattttgtggaataatcttattaaaaataatgaaggcTTTAATACAACGCGTTATGAAAGCAAATGTGGCGGGTTGGTAAACTTACAATAACTTTTTGTAGAGGTTATGTTTTTGTTAATATAGCTTTTTTTGGTATAAAacatgtttattaatttattttcgcaAAAAATATATTCGTGCAGTCTATTCTTTGTGTGAGATAACTTGTTTCAGTCATGAAATCATACAATTGTTCGCCAGTTTTGAAATAAATCCAAAACATGTTACTATAGCTTTGAAAGAATGGCTTTGCAtggattataattattttaataacagtaCAGTATTTTACACACTTGGTGTAGGtgtatttgtttgttttaacccatttagaccgataattatttttgtaaataaaaatggatTTTTCAGCAAGAACTGACAAAGGAAGGcataaaaatcacgaaaaaaaatatttaaaaaaattattcataaaaagggggccgtggggagcccgtaccatatagggtacagtaggtctatatgCATGCAAAATATACTAGTTGTTCAAAGaagttttctatttatttttgtatgatataaaataaaaataaaatcacataatcactAGTATCACTCTTGGCATACCTTTTAAGACGTTTTCTGTGGCactaaccacatttggttctttttttcTACCTTTCccgaagttagtgaggatagctgatGAAGGCCTGGCTTCTTCTGACTTGT
Coding sequences:
- the LOC135081867 gene encoding uncharacterized protein LOC135081867, whose amino-acid sequence is MKIVSAIPASVSLPSIEARPRRAVRPVCTFDFQTNHSTFGTQPRRTHLAFVFFAYQCLIIAKLCAVKMCEKRTRKIKRGADLNRLREQRRSHRRRHNLPLTPPDSDDSNQGADPAPPVDPATQNQVIYDLAWKTVALVHKNRLIQQRIIELQQQTSEFVTSIMKNPENRRRYAEYVRVYGLPQRLLLQVRTNKSAPYDVKLKTEKDL